ATACCTCATTATTCCTTGTCTTTTATAAAATCCTTACAATCACCAAAATAGAAAGTTTTCTCTTTTCTTCTCAGGAATAGAAGTTTATTTGCAAAATTAGATATCTCTTTTATATTATGAGTTATAAAAATAACTGTAATCTCTTTTTCATCACATATTCTTTTTATTGTACTGTAAAAATCAATCTTACTTTTTAAATCAAGAGTTGAACTTGGATTATCTATATATATCAATTTAGGTTCAGTTATAAGATGCTTTGCCACATTTATTTTTAATTGCTGAAGTGGTGTAAGTTTACTTATTTTTTTATCTTTTAATTCATATAAATTAAAAAGTTTCAAAAGTTCGTCTACTTTCTCCCAATCATTTTCTTCTAAACATCTTCCTCTTTTTCTTGAAATCATT
The Fusobacterium sp. DNA segment above includes these coding regions:
- a CDS encoding ATP-binding cassette domain-containing protein, which translates into the protein MNDIILTVENFGLTIKNRKVLENISFDIERGDYLAIGGVPGSGKSSLIKGLLGLINTGITGNISYHNIGKGEVSYIPQNIMQIKEEFPGTAREIVALGMISRKRGRCLEENDWEKVDELLKLFNLYELKDKKISKLTPLQQLKINVAKHLITEPKLIYIDNPSSTLDLKSKIDFYSTIKRICDEKEITVIFITHNIKEISNFANKLLFLRRKEKTFYFGDCKDFIKDKE